The following coding sequences lie in one Caproicibacterium argilliputei genomic window:
- a CDS encoding helix-turn-helix domain-containing protein, with protein sequence MLKDVIKEEREEQDLSLSELARRCGHAVSTLHAIENGDNTNPSYRTIADICAALGLSLDELEQRIQKNKSDKLSQ encoded by the coding sequence ATGCTGAAAGACGTTATAAAGGAAGAACGGGAAGAACAAGACTTATCGCTGTCAGAACTTGCGCGGCGCTGTGGCCACGCTGTTTCCACCCTACACGCGATTGAAAATGGTGATAACACTAACCCCAGTTATCGGACGATTGCAGACATTTGCGCTGCCCTCGGTTTGTCGTTGGACGAGCTGGAACAGCGCATACAGAAAAATAAGTCCGACAAATTGTCGCAGTAA